One window of the Conexibacter sp. SYSU D00693 genome contains the following:
- the bktB gene encoding beta-ketothiolase BktB: MTGVVISSAARTAIGSYGKSLAGVAPTDLGATAATAAIERAGIDPEQVDHVVFGNVIHTAPEDMYMARVVGMKAGIPKETPAFTVNRLCGTGVQSIVSACQAIQSGDVGVALAGGAESMSRGPYWIPNGRWGARMGETKMVDPVMGGLTDPFHDILMGVTAENLASRKGISREDQDAFAVESHRRASAAQAAGKFDDEVVGVEVRVKRDTVVFDKDEHIRHEVDQAAMAKLKPVFKGDGSVTAGNASGMNDAGAAVVLMSEERAQELGAPVRAKILSYASCGVDPEIMGIGPVPAVKKVLERAGVAQDDIGVWELNEAFAAQALAVMRDLDLDPAKVNPNGGAIALGHPIGASGTAITAKLLSEMDREGHRYGVVTLCIGGGQGIAMLLEQA, from the coding sequence GTGACTGGCGTCGTCATCTCCTCCGCCGCGCGCACCGCGATCGGCTCCTACGGCAAGTCCCTCGCGGGCGTCGCCCCGACCGACCTGGGGGCCACGGCCGCCACCGCCGCCATCGAGCGCGCGGGGATCGACCCCGAGCAGGTCGACCACGTCGTCTTCGGCAACGTGATCCACACCGCGCCCGAGGACATGTACATGGCCCGCGTGGTGGGCATGAAGGCGGGGATCCCGAAGGAGACCCCGGCGTTCACCGTCAACCGCCTCTGCGGCACGGGCGTGCAGTCGATCGTCAGCGCCTGCCAGGCCATCCAGTCCGGCGACGTCGGCGTCGCGCTTGCCGGCGGCGCCGAGTCCATGAGCCGCGGGCCGTACTGGATCCCGAACGGCCGCTGGGGCGCGCGCATGGGCGAGACGAAGATGGTCGACCCGGTCATGGGCGGCCTGACCGACCCGTTCCACGACATCCTCATGGGCGTCACCGCCGAGAACCTCGCCTCGCGCAAGGGCATCTCCCGCGAGGACCAGGACGCCTTCGCCGTCGAGTCGCACCGCCGCGCGAGCGCCGCCCAGGCCGCCGGCAAGTTCGACGACGAGGTCGTCGGCGTGGAGGTCCGCGTCAAGCGCGACACCGTCGTCTTCGACAAGGACGAGCACATCCGCCACGAGGTCGACCAGGCGGCCATGGCGAAGCTCAAGCCGGTCTTCAAGGGCGACGGCTCGGTCACCGCGGGCAACGCCTCGGGCATGAACGACGCGGGCGCCGCCGTCGTCCTCATGAGCGAGGAGCGCGCGCAGGAGCTCGGCGCCCCCGTCCGGGCGAAGATCCTGTCCTACGCCTCCTGCGGCGTGGACCCCGAGATCATGGGCATCGGCCCCGTCCCGGCGGTCAAGAAGGTCCTCGAGCGCGCGGGCGTGGCGCAGGACGACATCGGGGTCTGGGAGCTCAACGAGGCCTTCGCCGCCCAGGCGCTGGCCGTCATGCGCGACCTCGACCTCGACCCGGCGAAGGTCAACCCGAACGGCGGCGCGATCGCCCTCGGCCACCCGATCGGCGCCTCGGGCACCGCCATCACGGCCAAGCTCCTGAGCGAGATGGACCGCGAGGGCCACCGCTACGGCGTCGTGACCCTCTGCATCGGCGGTGGCCAGGGCATCGCCATGCTCCTCGAGCAGGCCTAG
- a CDS encoding ABC transporter ATP-binding protein, with translation MATVLVDDVSKRFGATVAVDGARLDVASGEVVALLGPSGCGKTTLLRLVAGFEEPDTGRVSIAGRAVAGPAVATVPPERRRVGMVFQDYALFPHLTVAENVGFGVERRRRAARGAEVLELVGLPQLGARYPHELSGGQQQRVALARALAPDPDVVLLDEPWSAIDPVLRASMRAELAAILRAAGTTVLLVTHDQEEALALADRVALMRDGRIVQVDAPERLYHAPVDRWSAEFVGAANVLDGAHALTLGITCEPTAQEVVVRPERIELAPRADGDAEVVGREFRGHDVLYRVRLADGTVLVAQRPSTELVALGDRVAVAVQAGPAAVLR, from the coding sequence ATGGCCACCGTCCTCGTCGACGACGTCTCGAAGCGCTTCGGTGCGACCGTCGCCGTGGACGGCGCGCGGCTCGACGTGGCCAGCGGCGAGGTCGTCGCCCTCCTCGGGCCCTCGGGCTGCGGCAAGACGACGCTGCTGCGCCTGGTCGCGGGCTTCGAGGAGCCGGACACCGGCAGGGTCTCGATCGCCGGCCGTGCCGTGGCGGGTCCGGCCGTCGCGACCGTCCCGCCCGAGCGCCGGCGGGTCGGCATGGTCTTCCAGGACTACGCGCTGTTCCCGCACCTCACCGTCGCGGAGAACGTCGGCTTCGGCGTCGAGCGCCGCCGGCGCGCCGCCCGCGGCGCGGAGGTCCTCGAGCTCGTCGGCCTGCCGCAGCTCGGCGCCCGCTACCCGCACGAGCTCTCGGGCGGCCAGCAGCAGCGCGTCGCCCTGGCCCGCGCGCTGGCGCCCGACCCCGACGTCGTCCTGCTGGACGAGCCGTGGAGCGCGATCGACCCGGTGCTGCGCGCGTCGATGCGCGCGGAGCTCGCCGCGATCCTGCGCGCCGCCGGCACCACCGTCCTGCTCGTCACCCACGACCAGGAGGAGGCGCTGGCCCTCGCCGACCGCGTCGCGCTCATGCGCGACGGGCGGATCGTCCAGGTCGACGCGCCCGAGCGCCTCTACCACGCGCCGGTCGACCGCTGGTCGGCCGAGTTCGTCGGCGCCGCCAACGTCCTCGACGGCGCGCATGCCCTGACGCTCGGCATCACGTGCGAGCCGACCGCCCAGGAGGTCGTCGTGCGCCCCGAGCGCATCGAGCTCGCGCCGCGCGCGGACGGCGACGCCGAGGTCGTCGGCCGGGAGTTCCGCGGCCACGACGTCCTGTACCGCGTCCGCCTGGCCGACGGCACCGTGCTCGTCGCCCAGCGGCCGTCCACCGAGCTCGTCGCCCTCGGCGACCGGGTGGCGGTCGCCGTCCAGGCCGGTCCCGCCGCCGTCCTCCGCTGA
- a CDS encoding sorbosone dehydrogenase family protein, which translates to MRAVALATGLLLAATATAAAGCAADAVDEPDGATAARPAARTSTLPLWRQPPDKPPGPAPAPVVGDRRSFALREVARGLRQPNQLVARPGDDRLYVVEQRGVVRVLGAGGAVRDEPFLDLRARTRALGEQGLLSLAFADEGRTAVVLHTTRRGGHSRVLAIPAGEHRAALDRARTLLAVRQPFENHKGGTVLVDERGRVVVGLGDGGSAFDPGQRAQDPRTQLGKLLRRGLDGRWEVVATGLRNPFRMSFDRETGRLWLGDVGQDRVEEVDALFLPETGAPVPNLGWAAYEGDLPLGRKRLASRAQLTWPVASYRHRDGHCSVTGGFVSRGPRLDALRGRYVFGDFCRGTMWSLDAAGAEDPARLDLRREAERLPGLVSFGEDGRGELYALTIDGVVHRLVAPGSGAQGRR; encoded by the coding sequence ATGCGCGCCGTGGCTCTCGCGACAGGCCTCCTGCTCGCGGCCACCGCCACGGCCGCGGCGGGCTGCGCCGCCGATGCGGTGGACGAGCCCGACGGCGCGACGGCCGCCCGCCCGGCGGCGCGCACCTCGACGCTGCCGCTGTGGCGCCAGCCGCCCGACAAGCCGCCGGGCCCGGCGCCCGCGCCGGTCGTCGGCGACCGCCGGTCCTTCGCCCTGCGCGAGGTCGCGCGCGGCCTGCGCCAGCCCAACCAGCTCGTCGCCCGGCCCGGCGACGACCGCCTGTACGTCGTGGAGCAGCGCGGCGTCGTCCGGGTCCTGGGCGCCGGCGGCGCGGTGCGCGACGAGCCGTTCCTCGACCTGCGCGCGCGGACCAGGGCGCTGGGCGAGCAGGGGCTGCTGTCGCTCGCCTTCGCCGACGAGGGACGCACCGCCGTCGTCCTGCACACGACGCGCCGCGGCGGCCACAGCCGCGTGCTGGCCATCCCCGCCGGCGAGCACCGCGCAGCGCTCGACCGGGCCCGGACGCTGCTCGCGGTCCGCCAGCCCTTCGAGAACCACAAGGGCGGCACGGTCCTCGTCGACGAGCGCGGCCGGGTCGTGGTCGGCCTCGGCGACGGCGGCAGCGCCTTCGACCCGGGCCAGCGCGCCCAGGACCCGCGCACGCAGCTCGGCAAGCTCCTGCGCCGCGGCCTGGACGGCCGTTGGGAGGTCGTCGCCACCGGCCTGCGCAACCCGTTTCGCATGAGCTTCGACCGGGAGACCGGCCGCCTCTGGCTGGGCGACGTCGGCCAGGACCGCGTCGAGGAGGTCGACGCGCTCTTCCTGCCAGAGACCGGCGCGCCGGTCCCGAACCTCGGCTGGGCCGCCTACGAGGGCGACCTGCCGCTGGGCCGCAAGCGCCTGGCGTCCCGCGCGCAGCTCACGTGGCCCGTCGCCTCCTACCGCCACCGCGACGGCCACTGCTCGGTCACGGGCGGCTTCGTCTCGCGCGGGCCGCGCCTCGACGCGTTGCGCGGCCGCTACGTCTTCGGCGACTTCTGCCGCGGGACGATGTGGTCGCTGGACGCCGCCGGCGCCGAGGACCCAGCGCGCCTGGACCTGCGCCGCGAGGCCGAGCGCCTGCCCGGCCTGGTCTCCTTCGGCGAGGACGGCCGCGGCGAGCTCTACGCCCTGACGATCGACGGCGTGGTGCACCGCCTCGTGGCACCCGGGTCCGGCGCGCAGGGCCGTCGTTAG
- a CDS encoding multicopper oxidase domain-containing protein, with protein MSLDRRGFLAAGGGALVCTLAGQKVREDREADLERLALDVPEPDAVRTGARAAQATVSGPRREYWLVAEPVRWTIVPNKRDEMMDAAVKGRTTFGAYAYVAYSKDFGRPLGKATIPGPTLEAEVGETLVVHFRNRTKVPLTVHPHGVFYTPDMDGAYKGRFSDPGGFVKPGATFTYVWECREGTEGVWPYHDHGPMDPLPVYKGLFGFLNVRKPGAPRPDVEHYIAFHAFLPVATGLKTAYQCINGRSFTGNTPTLTAKVGQRVAQHITVMSDDFHTYHLHGHRWRGPDGRVVDNVTLGPADAYSLEFVEDNPGRWFYHCHVFSHLHEGMSGWYVVDP; from the coding sequence ATGAGCCTCGACCGGCGGGGCTTCCTCGCCGCGGGCGGCGGCGCGCTGGTCTGCACGCTCGCGGGCCAGAAGGTGCGCGAGGACCGCGAGGCCGACCTCGAGCGCCTGGCGCTCGACGTGCCCGAGCCCGACGCGGTGAGGACCGGGGCGCGGGCTGCGCAGGCGACCGTCAGCGGGCCGCGCCGCGAGTACTGGCTCGTGGCCGAGCCGGTGCGCTGGACGATCGTCCCGAACAAGCGCGACGAGATGATGGACGCGGCGGTGAAGGGGCGCACCACGTTCGGGGCCTACGCCTACGTCGCGTACTCGAAGGACTTCGGACGCCCGCTGGGCAAGGCCACGATCCCGGGGCCGACGCTCGAGGCGGAGGTCGGCGAGACGCTCGTCGTGCACTTCCGCAACCGCACGAAGGTGCCGCTGACGGTGCACCCCCACGGCGTCTTCTACACGCCGGACATGGACGGGGCCTACAAGGGCCGGTTCTCCGACCCCGGCGGCTTCGTCAAGCCGGGCGCGACGTTCACCTACGTCTGGGAGTGCCGCGAGGGCACCGAGGGCGTCTGGCCCTACCACGACCACGGGCCCATGGACCCGCTGCCGGTGTACAAGGGCCTCTTCGGCTTCCTCAACGTCCGCAAGCCCGGCGCGCCCCGACCCGACGTCGAGCACTACATCGCCTTCCACGCGTTCCTGCCGGTGGCGACGGGCCTCAAGACGGCCTACCAGTGCATCAACGGCCGCTCGTTCACCGGGAACACGCCGACGCTCACCGCGAAGGTCGGCCAGCGCGTCGCCCAGCACATCACGGTGATGAGCGACGACTTCCACACCTACCACCTGCACGGGCACCGCTGGCGGGGCCCCGACGGCCGGGTCGTGGACAATGTGACCCTCGGCCCCGCGGACGCCTACTCCCTGGAGTTCGTCGAGGACAACCCGGGCCGCTGGTTCTACCACTGCCACGTCTTCAGCCACCTGCACGAGGGCATGAGCGGCTGGTACGTCGTCGATCCCTGA
- a CDS encoding Glu/Leu/Phe/Val dehydrogenase, whose amino-acid sequence MKGARYFPPASVRAIDRYLATLEHEELYVRRGRRSGLFCVVAVHSTVRGPSLGGCRMWAYDDARAGVRDALRLSRAMTFKSAVAGLPLGGGKGVVMLPPDGPLDDARRRDALLDFGDAVAQLDGRYVTAEDVGTSAEAMEVIAQVTSHVSGLAVQRGGSGDPSPFTALGVLAGVEATLEQAHGSADVAGRRIAVVGLGHVGLRLAELLAERGAQLVVADIREERRTDAERLGATWMAPEDALTAEVDLLAPCALGGVLDHELVPRLRTRAIAGAANNQLADESIADLLHARGVLWAPDFVVNAGGITNIAVELRPEGYDAGVAVVEVGRIGETLRTVFASAAGGDVTPLTAAMELARRRLVVGP is encoded by the coding sequence GTGAAAGGTGCCAGGTACTTTCCACCCGCTAGCGTCCGGGCCATCGACCGCTACCTCGCCACCCTCGAGCACGAGGAGCTCTACGTCCGGCGGGGCCGGCGCTCGGGGCTGTTCTGCGTCGTCGCGGTCCACTCGACCGTCCGCGGGCCGTCGCTCGGCGGCTGCCGGATGTGGGCCTACGACGACGCCCGCGCGGGCGTGCGCGACGCGCTGCGCCTGAGCCGCGCCATGACCTTCAAGTCCGCGGTCGCCGGGCTGCCGCTGGGCGGCGGCAAGGGCGTCGTGATGCTGCCGCCCGACGGCCCGCTCGACGACGCTCGCCGCCGCGACGCGCTCCTGGACTTCGGCGACGCCGTCGCGCAGCTCGACGGCCGCTACGTCACCGCCGAGGACGTCGGGACCTCGGCCGAGGCGATGGAGGTCATCGCGCAGGTCACCTCGCACGTCAGCGGGCTGGCGGTGCAGCGCGGCGGCTCGGGCGACCCGAGCCCATTCACCGCGCTCGGCGTCCTCGCGGGCGTCGAGGCGACGCTCGAGCAGGCCCACGGCAGCGCCGACGTCGCGGGCCGCCGCATCGCGGTCGTCGGCCTCGGCCACGTCGGCCTGCGCCTCGCCGAGCTCCTGGCCGAGCGCGGGGCGCAGCTCGTCGTCGCCGACATCCGCGAGGAGCGCCGCACCGACGCCGAGCGCCTGGGCGCGACCTGGATGGCGCCGGAGGACGCCCTCACCGCGGAGGTCGACCTCCTCGCCCCCTGCGCCCTGGGCGGCGTGCTCGACCACGAGCTCGTCCCCCGCCTGCGCACCCGCGCGATCGCCGGCGCCGCGAACAACCAGCTCGCCGACGAGTCGATCGCCGACCTCCTCCACGCCCGCGGCGTCCTGTGGGCGCCGGACTTCGTCGTGAACGCCGGCGGCATCACGAACATCGCCGTCGAGCTGCGCCCCGAGGGCTACGACGCCGGGGTCGCGGTGGTCGAGGTCGGCCGGATCGGCGAGACGCTGCGCACGGTCTTCGCGTCGGCGGCGGGCGGGGACGTCACGCCGCTGACGGCGGCGATGGAGCTCGCGCGGCGGCGGCTGGTGGTCGGCCCCTAG
- a CDS encoding RNA polymerase sigma factor, with translation MALFRAGHDDAFRVMHDRYQARLLAYARQMLGGSRSDAEDALQDVFLRAYHALRADDRPLTLRAWLYRVAHNRCIDQLRRPAPAAEDVFDVNRTRVVDPPDEAERREDLRRLVQDVRRLPDQQRSALLMREMEGLSYVDLSEALGVTVPAVKSLLVRARMGLAEAAEARGAACADIREELAEAVDRGVRTPARARRHMGECAGCRDFATVLRGNDKALAALSPGHGLLGTLAKLIGIGGGASAAGGSAAAGGGATTAVVGGGVAAAGAKVAAVVCCAAVVGGGAVEVRRDREARAGTGSAASAAPARGGDTLVASASAAAAAAVVEPLTTAAGVKDAPAAADAEPAPVGEEGPAEGTHPSGLGDEDSLTVPELAPPPSAVETASGGIAAPPGADEAADGAPLPVLPGDAPAAETETAAAPVGAAGTTTPTAATPPAPPAAEAASAEPAHDVHTAKGPGGFAAP, from the coding sequence GTGGCGCTGTTCCGCGCGGGCCACGACGACGCGTTCCGCGTCATGCACGACCGCTACCAGGCGCGCCTGCTCGCGTACGCGCGTCAGATGCTGGGCGGCTCGCGCAGCGACGCCGAGGACGCGCTGCAGGACGTCTTCCTGCGCGCCTACCACGCCCTGCGCGCCGACGACCGGCCGCTGACGCTGCGCGCCTGGCTCTACCGCGTCGCCCACAACCGCTGCATCGACCAGCTGCGCCGGCCCGCTCCCGCGGCCGAGGACGTCTTCGACGTCAACCGCACGCGCGTGGTCGACCCGCCCGACGAGGCCGAGCGCCGCGAGGACCTGCGCCGCCTCGTGCAGGACGTCCGCAGGCTGCCCGACCAGCAGCGCTCCGCCCTGCTCATGCGCGAGATGGAGGGGCTGTCCTACGTCGACCTCTCCGAGGCGCTCGGCGTGACCGTGCCGGCGGTGAAGTCGCTGCTCGTGCGGGCCCGGATGGGTCTCGCCGAGGCCGCCGAGGCGCGCGGCGCCGCCTGCGCCGACATCCGCGAGGAGCTCGCCGAGGCGGTCGACCGCGGCGTGCGCACGCCGGCGCGGGCCCGCCGGCACATGGGCGAGTGCGCGGGCTGTCGCGACTTCGCCACCGTCCTGCGCGGCAACGACAAGGCGCTCGCCGCGCTCTCGCCGGGCCACGGGCTGCTGGGCACGCTGGCCAAGCTCATCGGGATCGGCGGTGGCGCCTCGGCCGCGGGTGGCAGCGCGGCCGCCGGCGGCGGCGCGACGACCGCGGTCGTCGGCGGCGGCGTGGCCGCGGCCGGCGCGAAGGTCGCCGCCGTGGTGTGCTGCGCCGCGGTCGTCGGCGGCGGAGCCGTCGAGGTCCGGCGCGACCGCGAGGCGCGCGCCGGGACGGGGAGCGCCGCCTCCGCCGCGCCGGCCAGGGGCGGCGACACGCTCGTCGCGTCGGCCTCCGCGGCCGCCGCGGCCGCGGTCGTCGAGCCGCTGACCACCGCGGCCGGCGTCAAGGACGCCCCCGCCGCCGCTGACGCCGAGCCGGCGCCGGTCGGCGAGGAGGGTCCCGCCGAGGGCACCCACCCGTCCGGCCTCGGTGACGAGGACTCGCTGACCGTCCCGGAGCTCGCCCCGCCGCCCAGCGCGGTCGAGACCGCCTCCGGCGGCATCGCCGCGCCGCCCGGCGCCGACGAGGCCGCCGACGGTGCGCCGCTGCCGGTCCTGCCCGGCGACGCGCCCGCCGCCGAGACCGAGACTGCGGCCGCCCCGGTCGGCGCCGCCGGCACGACGACGCCGACGGCCGCCACGCCGCCCGCGCCGCCCGCCGCCGAGGCCGCCTCGGCCGAGCCGGCGCACGACGTGCACACGGCCAAGGGCCCGGGCGGGTTCGCCGCGCCGTAG